A genomic stretch from Vulpes lagopus strain Blue_001 chromosome 11, ASM1834538v1, whole genome shotgun sequence includes:
- the NAA40 gene encoding N-alpha-acetyltransferase 40 isoform X3 encodes MDAVCAKVDAANRLGDPLEAFPVFKKYDRNGLNVSIECKRVSGLEPATVAWAFDLTKTNMQTMYEQSEWGWKDREKREEMTDDRAWYLIAWESSSVPVAFSHFRFDVECGDEVLYCYEVQLESKVRRKGLGKFLIQILQLMANSTQMKKVMLTVFKHNHGAYQFFREALQFEIDDSSPSMSGCCGEDCSYEILSRRTKFGDSQHSHAEQIFIVSSWISDTSHSRGSKGTPL; translated from the exons ATGGATGCTGTCTGTGCCAAAGTGGACGCTGCCAACAGG cTTGGAGACCCTCTAGAAGCTTTCCCTGTGTTCAAGAAATATGATCGAAATGG GTTAAACGTCTCCATCGAGTGTAAGCGAGTGTCTGGACTGGAGCCAGCCACCGTGGCCTGGGCCTTCGACTTGACCAAAACCAACATGCAGACCAT GTACGAGCAAAGTGAGTGGGGCTGGAAGGACCGAGAGAAACGAGAGGAAATGACGGATGACCGAGCCTGGTACCTCATTGCTTGGGAAAGCAGTTCGGTCCCTGTTGCCTTTTCTCACTTCCGGTTTGACGTGGAGTGCGGGGATGAAGTCCTATATTG CTATGAGGTGCAGTTGGAAAGCAAGGTGCGGCGGAAAGGTCTGGGGAAGTTCCTCATACAGATTCTGCAGCTCATGGCCAATAG cACACAGATGAAGAAGGTTATGTTAACTGTATTTAAGCACAATCATGGCGCCTACCAGTTCTTCAGAGAAGCACTGCA ATTTGAAATCGATGACTCTTCCCCCAGCATGTCTGGTTGCTGTGGAGAGGATTGCTCCTACGAGATCCTGAGCCGGAGGACCAAGTTTGGGGACAGCCAGCACTCCCATGCGG AACAGATATTTATTGTCTCATCGTGGATTTCTGATACCTCCCACTCAAGGGGATCAAAAGGAACCCCACTGTAA
- the NAA40 gene encoding N-alpha-acetyltransferase 40 isoform X2, giving the protein MGRKSSKAKEKKQKRLEERAAMDAVCAKVDAANRLGDPLEAFPVFKKYDRNGLNVSIECKRVSGLEPATVAWAFDLTKTNMQTMYEQSEWGWKDREKREEMTDDRAWYLIAWESSSVPVAFSHFRFDVECGDEVLYCYEVQLESKVRRKGLGKFLIQILQLMANSTQMKKVMLTVFKHNHGAYQFFREALQFEIDDSSPSMSGCCGEDCSYEILSRRTKFGDSQHSHAGGHCGGCCH; this is encoded by the exons ATGGGG AGGAAGTCAAGCAAAGcaaaggagaagaagcagaagcGGTTGGAGGAGCGAGCTGCCATGGATGCTGTCTGTGCCAAAGTGGACGCTGCCAACAGG cTTGGAGACCCTCTAGAAGCTTTCCCTGTGTTCAAGAAATATGATCGAAATGG GTTAAACGTCTCCATCGAGTGTAAGCGAGTGTCTGGACTGGAGCCAGCCACCGTGGCCTGGGCCTTCGACTTGACCAAAACCAACATGCAGACCAT GTACGAGCAAAGTGAGTGGGGCTGGAAGGACCGAGAGAAACGAGAGGAAATGACGGATGACCGAGCCTGGTACCTCATTGCTTGGGAAAGCAGTTCGGTCCCTGTTGCCTTTTCTCACTTCCGGTTTGACGTGGAGTGCGGGGATGAAGTCCTATATTG CTATGAGGTGCAGTTGGAAAGCAAGGTGCGGCGGAAAGGTCTGGGGAAGTTCCTCATACAGATTCTGCAGCTCATGGCCAATAG cACACAGATGAAGAAGGTTATGTTAACTGTATTTAAGCACAATCATGGCGCCTACCAGTTCTTCAGAGAAGCACTGCA ATTTGAAATCGATGACTCTTCCCCCAGCATGTCTGGTTGCTGTGGAGAGGATTGCTCCTACGAGATCCTGAGCCGGAGGACCAAGTTTGGGGACAGCCAGCACTCCCATGCGGGTGGGCACTGTGGTGGCTGCTGCCACTGA
- the RCOR2 gene encoding REST corepressor 2, with the protein MPSVMEKPSAGSGILSRSRAKTAPNGGQPHSEDDSSEEEHSHDSMIRVGTNYQAVIPECKPESPARYSNKELKGMLVWSPNHCVSDAKLDKYIAMAKEKHGYNIEQALGMLLWHKHDVEKSLADLANFTPFPDEWTVEDKVLFEQAFGFHGKCFQRIQQMLPDKLIPSLVKYYYSWKKTRSRTSVMDRQARRLGGRKDKEDSDELEEGRGAVSEGEPDAGDPKREPLPSRPLNTRPGPGKKEAQGSQYRHHPLRTRRRPPKGMYLSPEGLTAVSGSPDLANLTLRGLDSQLISLKRQVQSMKQTNSSLRQALEGGIDPLRPPEANTKFNSRWTTDEQLLAVQAIRRYGKDFGAIAEVIGNKTLTQVKTFFVSYRRRFNLEEVLQEWEAEQDGAPGAPVPMEESRRGASLPASALEEDDEVQITSVSTSVPRSLPPVPAPPPPPTSLSQPPPLLRPPLPTAPTLLRQPPPLQQGRFLQPRLAPNQPPPPLIRPALAASRHSARPGPQPPPTLIGAPLEPPAPSL; encoded by the exons ATGCCCTCGGTGATGGAGAAGCCGAGCGCGGGCTCCGGGATCCTGTCCCGCAGCCGGGCCAAGACGGCGCCCAACGGTGGACAGCCCCACTCGGAAGATGACAGCAGCGAGGAGGAGCACTCGCACG ACAGCATGATCCGCGTTGGAACCAATTACCAGGCCGTAATTCCGGAGTGCAAGCCTG AGAGCCCTGCACGCTACAGTAACAAGGAGCTGAAGGGGATGCTGGTGTGGTCACCCAACCACTGTGTGTCTGATGCCAAGC TTGACAAGTACATTGCGATGGCCAAGGAGAAGCATGGCTACAACATTGAGCAG gcactgggcaTGCTCTTATGGCATAAGCATGATGTGGAGAAGTCACTGGCCGACTTGGCCAACTTCACCCCGTTCCCAGATGAGTGGACCGTGGAGGACAAGGTGCTGTTTGAACAGGCCTTTGGCTTCCATGGCAAATGCTTCCAGCGGATCCAGCAGATG CTGCCTGACAAGCTGATCCCCAGCCTGGTGAAGTATTACTACTCATGGAAGAAGACCCGCAGTCGGACCAGTGTGATGGACAGACAGGCTCGGCGACTGGGGGGCCGGAAGGACAAAGAAGACAG TGATGAGCTAGAAGAGGGCCGAGGAGCTGTGAGTGAGGGAGAGCCAGATGCTGGAGACCCCAAGAGAGAG CCTTTGCCCTCTCGGCCCCTGAATACCCGCCCAGGCCCCGGGAAAAAGGAGGCCCAGGGTTCTCAGTACCGCCACCATCCGCTGCGAACCCGGCGTCGCCCACCCAAGGGCATGTACCTGAGCCCCGAGGGCCTCACGGCTGTGTCAGGAAGCCCAGACCTCGCCAACCTCACGCTTCGAGGCCTTGATTCCCAGCTTATCTCCCTGAAGCGCCAG GTGCAAAGCATGAAGCAGACCAACAGCAGCCTCCGCCAAGCGCTGGAGGGTGGCATCGATCCATTGCGCCCTCCTGAG GCCAACACCAAGTTCAACTCCCGCTGGACCACGGATGAGCAGCTTTTGGCTGTCCAAG CCATCCGTAGGTACGGCAAAGACTTTGGTGCTATCGCAGAGGTGATTGGGAACAAAACTCTGACCCAAGTGAAGACCTTCTTTGTGAGCTACCGACGCCGCTTCAATCTGGAGGAGGTGCTGCAGGAGTGGGAGGCTGAGCAGGAtggggccccaggagccccagtccCGATGGAGGAGTCTAGGAGAGGGGCCTCCTTGCCAGCCTCTGCCCTAGAGGAAGATGATGAg GTGCAGATCACCTCCGTCTCGACCTCTGTGCCCCGATCGCTACCCCCCGTGCCtgccccccctccacctcccacctccctgtcCCAGCCGCCCCCACTGCTGAGGCCACCTTTGCCTACTGCTCCCACCCTGCTCCGCCAGCCACCCCCGCTCCAGCAGGGTCGTTTCCTCCAGCCCCGTCTGGCCCCAAACCAGCCCCCCCCACCTCTCATCCGCCCTGCTCTGGCTGCCTCCCGCCACAGTGCCCGCCCCGGCCCACAGCCTCCACCCACCCTGATTGGAGCCCCTCTGGAGCCTCCAGCACCCTCACTGTGA
- the NAA40 gene encoding N-alpha-acetyltransferase 40 isoform X1 has translation MGRKSSKAKEKKQKRLEERAAMDAVCAKVDAANRLGDPLEAFPVFKKYDRNGLNVSIECKRVSGLEPATVAWAFDLTKTNMQTMYEQSEWGWKDREKREEMTDDRAWYLIAWESSSVPVAFSHFRFDVECGDEVLYCYEVQLESKVRRKGLGKFLIQILQLMANSTQMKKVMLTVFKHNHGAYQFFREALQFEIDDSSPSMSGCCGEDCSYEILSRRTKFGDSQHSHAEQIFIVSSWISDTSHSRGSKGTPL, from the exons ATGGGG AGGAAGTCAAGCAAAGcaaaggagaagaagcagaagcGGTTGGAGGAGCGAGCTGCCATGGATGCTGTCTGTGCCAAAGTGGACGCTGCCAACAGG cTTGGAGACCCTCTAGAAGCTTTCCCTGTGTTCAAGAAATATGATCGAAATGG GTTAAACGTCTCCATCGAGTGTAAGCGAGTGTCTGGACTGGAGCCAGCCACCGTGGCCTGGGCCTTCGACTTGACCAAAACCAACATGCAGACCAT GTACGAGCAAAGTGAGTGGGGCTGGAAGGACCGAGAGAAACGAGAGGAAATGACGGATGACCGAGCCTGGTACCTCATTGCTTGGGAAAGCAGTTCGGTCCCTGTTGCCTTTTCTCACTTCCGGTTTGACGTGGAGTGCGGGGATGAAGTCCTATATTG CTATGAGGTGCAGTTGGAAAGCAAGGTGCGGCGGAAAGGTCTGGGGAAGTTCCTCATACAGATTCTGCAGCTCATGGCCAATAG cACACAGATGAAGAAGGTTATGTTAACTGTATTTAAGCACAATCATGGCGCCTACCAGTTCTTCAGAGAAGCACTGCA ATTTGAAATCGATGACTCTTCCCCCAGCATGTCTGGTTGCTGTGGAGAGGATTGCTCCTACGAGATCCTGAGCCGGAGGACCAAGTTTGGGGACAGCCAGCACTCCCATGCGG AACAGATATTTATTGTCTCATCGTGGATTTCTGATACCTCCCACTCAAGGGGATCAAAAGGAACCCCACTGTAA